Proteins encoded in a region of the Leifsonia sp. PS1209 genome:
- the menD gene encoding 2-succinyl-5-enolpyruvyl-6-hydroxy-3-cyclohexene-1-carboxylic-acid synthase, giving the protein MGEPLTRPAPTGNPATDYSIALLTGLVRAGVRDLIVSPGSRSQALALVAAELERSGSARLHVRIDERVSGFLALGLAREGGAPAVVITTSGTATANLHPAVLEAHESGIPMIVLTADRPDELRGIRANQTTQQDGLYDVAVRSTRDIPAPDGAAGELDAAAAIALAAVREAVGADSGDPGPVHLNVAFREPLSVAVPELGRIETGEHPAPAGPDALGRETIELADGPRTVVIAGADAGPDAEEFARASGAPLLAEVSSGSRFGPNLVVAYRELLQEDTFGGRVERAVIFGHPTLSREVPALLTRADVEVIVVAPRGKQAYNPGHRARIVGRVLPAASVDLRSPEVRAWVGSWVFGSRRLIEAAEQAADPAATAPDVDKARSYDRADALAFAKAELAAVRAPITRPLLAEALWRYTWPHDRLLFGASRLVRDADRIVPGKKLRVHANRGLAGIDGTVATAIGIALESQVAAEAAGAPSGVTRVLLGDITLLHDVGSLLFGDGERRPHLQVIVGNDGGGTIFDGLEVASSAPANAFDRVLYTPQKIDLALLAQAYGWAYSVVRTKGELDQALSAPPAGVSIVEVPLGR; this is encoded by the coding sequence ATGGGTGAACCCCTCACCAGACCCGCACCCACGGGAAACCCCGCCACCGACTACTCCATCGCACTCCTCACCGGGCTCGTCCGCGCCGGCGTCCGCGACCTGATCGTCAGCCCGGGCTCGCGCTCGCAGGCCCTCGCGCTCGTCGCCGCCGAACTCGAACGCTCCGGCTCCGCCCGGCTCCACGTGCGCATCGACGAGCGCGTGTCCGGATTCCTGGCGCTCGGCCTCGCACGTGAAGGCGGGGCACCCGCCGTCGTCATCACCACCAGCGGCACCGCAACGGCCAACCTGCATCCGGCCGTCCTCGAAGCGCACGAATCCGGCATCCCGATGATCGTGCTCACCGCCGACCGGCCGGACGAACTGCGCGGGATCCGCGCCAACCAGACCACCCAGCAGGACGGCCTCTACGACGTGGCCGTGCGCTCCACGCGCGACATCCCCGCGCCGGACGGCGCAGCCGGCGAACTCGATGCCGCCGCCGCGATCGCGCTCGCCGCCGTGCGCGAGGCGGTCGGGGCCGACAGCGGAGACCCCGGCCCGGTGCACCTCAACGTCGCGTTCCGCGAGCCACTGTCGGTGGCGGTCCCCGAGCTGGGACGGATCGAGACCGGCGAGCATCCCGCACCAGCAGGGCCGGATGCGCTCGGCCGCGAGACCATCGAGCTCGCCGACGGGCCCCGCACCGTCGTGATCGCGGGAGCGGACGCCGGACCGGACGCGGAGGAGTTCGCCCGCGCATCCGGAGCACCACTGCTCGCAGAGGTGTCGAGCGGGTCGCGGTTCGGGCCGAACCTCGTCGTCGCATACCGGGAACTGCTGCAGGAGGACACGTTCGGCGGGCGCGTCGAGCGCGCTGTCATCTTCGGGCATCCGACGCTCAGCCGCGAGGTTCCCGCCCTGCTCACCCGCGCCGACGTCGAGGTGATCGTCGTGGCACCGCGCGGGAAGCAGGCGTACAACCCCGGCCATCGGGCGCGGATCGTCGGGCGCGTGCTGCCGGCAGCATCCGTCGATCTGCGTTCGCCGGAGGTGCGCGCCTGGGTGGGCAGCTGGGTGTTCGGCAGCCGGCGGCTCATCGAGGCGGCGGAGCAGGCGGCCGACCCGGCCGCGACGGCGCCCGACGTCGACAAGGCGCGCTCATACGACCGCGCCGACGCGCTCGCCTTCGCGAAAGCGGAACTCGCTGCAGTGCGCGCACCCATCACGCGGCCGCTGCTGGCCGAGGCGCTGTGGCGCTACACCTGGCCGCACGACCGGCTGCTGTTCGGCGCATCCCGGTTGGTGCGGGATGCGGACCGCATCGTGCCGGGGAAGAAGCTGCGCGTGCACGCCAACCGCGGACTCGCCGGGATCGACGGCACCGTCGCCACAGCTATCGGCATCGCCCTGGAAAGCCAGGTGGCGGCGGAGGCGGCAGGAGCGCCCTCCGGCGTGACCCGCGTGCTGCTCGGCGACATCACCCTGCTGCACGACGTCGGCTCGCTACTGTTCGGCGACGGCGAGCGGCGACCGCACCTGCAGGTGATCGTCGGCAACGACGGCGGCGGGACCATCTTCGACGGACTCGAGGTGGCGTCGAGCGCCCCCGCGAACGCGTTCGACCGCGTGCTGTACACGCCGCAGAAGATCGACCTGGCGCTGCTGGCGCAGGCGTACGGGTGGGCGTACAGCGTCGTGCGGACGAAGGGCGAACTCGACCAGGCCCTGTCCGCACCGCCCGCCGGCGTGAGCATCGTCGAGGTGCCGCTGGGGCGGTGA
- a CDS encoding o-succinylbenzoate synthase codes for MLPELADLLKTARVVALPMTAKFRGITVREAVLFEGPEGWTEFSPFVEYDDAEAAHWLHAAIDFGWHAAPPLLRDRIPVNATIPAVAADSVAEILTRYPGARTAKVKVAEPGQTLADDVARVRAVRDLLGPEGRIRIDANTLWNVDEAEHAIHALAPFDLEYVEQPCATVGELAEIRRRTKYMDVPIAADESVRKASDPLAVARAGAADLLIVKAQPLGGIHSALRIVAEAGLPIVVSSAIDTSVGIAMGAHLAAAVPRLDFDCGLGTAAMFVEDVTDEPLLPVDGSIPVVRPSVSGARLDALAADDDRRDWWLDRVRRCYRLVERAAAL; via the coding sequence ATGTTGCCCGAGCTCGCCGACCTGTTGAAAACTGCACGCGTCGTCGCACTGCCGATGACGGCGAAGTTCCGTGGCATCACGGTCCGCGAGGCGGTGCTGTTCGAGGGCCCAGAGGGCTGGACCGAGTTCTCCCCGTTCGTCGAGTACGACGACGCGGAGGCCGCGCACTGGCTGCACGCCGCGATCGATTTCGGCTGGCACGCCGCCCCACCCCTGCTCCGCGACCGCATCCCGGTCAACGCGACCATCCCGGCTGTCGCCGCGGATTCCGTGGCCGAGATCCTCACCCGCTATCCCGGCGCGCGCACGGCCAAGGTCAAGGTGGCCGAGCCCGGCCAGACCCTCGCCGACGACGTCGCTCGCGTCCGCGCGGTCCGCGACCTTCTGGGGCCGGAGGGGCGCATCCGGATCGACGCGAACACCCTGTGGAACGTCGACGAGGCCGAGCACGCCATCCACGCGCTCGCGCCGTTCGACCTCGAGTACGTCGAGCAGCCCTGCGCGACCGTCGGCGAGCTCGCCGAGATCCGCCGCCGGACGAAATACATGGATGTTCCGATCGCCGCCGACGAGAGCGTGCGCAAGGCGTCCGACCCGCTCGCGGTCGCGCGCGCCGGCGCAGCGGACCTCCTGATCGTCAAAGCACAGCCGCTCGGCGGCATCCACTCCGCCCTGCGCATCGTCGCGGAGGCCGGCCTGCCGATCGTCGTCTCGAGCGCGATCGACACCTCGGTCGGCATTGCGATGGGCGCCCACCTCGCCGCGGCCGTTCCGCGCCTCGACTTCGACTGCGGCCTCGGCACGGCCGCGATGTTCGTCGAGGACGTGACGGACGAGCCGCTGCTCCCGGTCGACGGCAGCATCCCCGTCGTCCGTCCCTCGGTGTCCGGCGCGCGACTCGACGCCCTCGCGGCCGACGACGACCGCCGCGACTGGTGGCTCGACCGCGTTCGCCGCTGCTACCGCCTGGTCGAGCGCGCAGCAGCGCTCTGA
- a CDS encoding acyl-CoA thioesterase: MLHALISRFGARLGHWDVARTRFRVLPTDLDILKHMNNGVYLSIADIGRFDLLTRSGVWAIFKERGWYPVVASETISFRKSLELWQPFVVESRILGFDERAVYVEQRFTVNGEIYTQAFIRGRFLKRSGGIVTNDELLDAVGVAPSDVSVPEWLVQWGADAALPSTKAEAPSVWAE; the protein is encoded by the coding sequence ATGCTTCATGCTCTGATCTCGCGGTTCGGCGCCCGGCTGGGGCACTGGGATGTTGCCCGCACCCGGTTCCGTGTGCTGCCGACCGACCTCGACATTCTGAAGCACATGAACAACGGTGTGTATCTGTCGATCGCGGACATCGGGCGGTTCGACCTGCTGACGCGGAGCGGGGTGTGGGCGATCTTCAAAGAGCGCGGCTGGTATCCGGTGGTCGCGTCGGAGACCATCTCGTTCCGGAAGTCGCTGGAACTGTGGCAGCCGTTCGTGGTGGAGTCGCGCATCCTGGGGTTCGACGAACGGGCCGTGTATGTGGAGCAGCGGTTCACGGTGAACGGCGAGATCTACACGCAGGCGTTCATCCGGGGGCGGTTCCTGAAGCGCAGCGGCGGGATCGTGACCAACGACGAGCTGCTGGATGCGGTGGGCGTCGCACCCTCCGACGTGTCTGTGCCTGAGTGGCTGGTGCAGTGGGGCGCGGATGCGGCGCTCCCGTCGACGAAGGCGGAAGCGCCGAGCGTCTGGGCCGAGTGA
- a CDS encoding DUF4229 domain-containing protein yields MKRIPSWVTYTVLRLLLFAIPLAILLVLRIEWWIAVIAAALIGLCLSYIFLSKPRNAVSSDLYAARHRDKPATTVDDDAEDAVVDAVDHPDKSA; encoded by the coding sequence GTGAAACGCATTCCCTCGTGGGTCACCTATACGGTGCTCAGACTGCTGTTGTTCGCGATCCCGCTCGCGATCCTGCTGGTGCTGCGCATCGAATGGTGGATCGCGGTCATCGCGGCAGCCCTCATCGGGCTCTGCCTGTCGTACATCTTCCTGAGCAAGCCGCGCAACGCGGTCTCGAGCGACCTCTACGCCGCCCGCCACCGCGACAAGCCGGCGACCACGGTCGACGACGATGCGGAAGACGCGGTCGTCGACGCCGTCGACCACCCGGACAAGTCCGCCTGA
- a CDS encoding 1,4-dihydroxy-2-naphthoyl-CoA synthase, translating into MAKAVSEIFDQSAWNEVAGFEELTDITYHHDVAGRVARVAFNRPEVRNAFRPHTVDELYAALEDARTNPRIGVVLLTGNGPSPKDGGWAFCSGGDQRIRGRDGYKYADGETATGIDAARSGRLHILEVQRLIRFMPKVVIAVVPGWAAGGGHSLHVVCDLTIASAEHGRFKQTDADVGSFDAGYGSAYFARQIGQKNAREVFFLAREYSSQRAYEMGAVNAVVPHAELETTALEWANDILTKSPTAIRMLKFAFNAVDDGLVGQQVFAGEATRLAYGTDEAVEGRDSFLEKREPDWSPFPWQF; encoded by the coding sequence ATGGCAAAAGCAGTCTCAGAGATCTTCGACCAGAGCGCGTGGAACGAGGTCGCCGGCTTCGAGGAGCTGACCGACATCACCTACCACCACGATGTCGCCGGACGGGTGGCGCGCGTGGCGTTCAACCGGCCAGAAGTGCGCAATGCGTTCCGACCGCACACGGTCGACGAGCTCTACGCCGCACTGGAGGATGCGCGCACGAACCCGCGCATCGGCGTCGTGCTGCTCACCGGCAACGGGCCGAGTCCGAAAGACGGAGGGTGGGCGTTCTGCTCGGGAGGCGATCAGCGCATCCGGGGGCGAGACGGCTACAAGTATGCGGACGGGGAGACGGCGACGGGCATCGACGCTGCGCGCAGTGGGCGGCTGCACATCCTCGAGGTCCAGAGGCTCATCCGGTTCATGCCGAAGGTGGTGATCGCGGTCGTTCCCGGGTGGGCGGCCGGAGGCGGGCACTCGCTGCACGTGGTCTGCGATCTCACCATCGCGAGCGCCGAGCACGGACGGTTCAAGCAGACGGATGCGGATGTGGGTTCGTTCGACGCCGGATACGGCAGCGCGTACTTCGCCAGGCAGATCGGGCAGAAGAACGCGCGCGAGGTGTTCTTCCTCGCCAGGGAGTACTCGTCGCAGCGTGCGTACGAGATGGGCGCGGTCAACGCGGTCGTGCCGCACGCGGAACTCGAGACGACCGCTCTGGAGTGGGCGAACGACATCCTGACCAAGTCGCCGACGGCGATCCGGATGCTGAAATTCGCGTTCAACGCTGTGGACGACGGACTCGTGGGGCAGCAGGTGTTCGCCGGTGAGGCCACGCGGCTGGCGTACGGCACCGACGAGGCCGTCGAAGGACGCGACTCGTTCCTGGAGAAGCGGGAGCCGGACTGGTCGCCGTTCCCGTGGCAGTTCTGA
- the ccsB gene encoding c-type cytochrome biogenesis protein CcsB, whose amino-acid sequence MTETLAQLSTVFIYAAMGIYAAAFIAFALDLSRRGARATAVEAAAVPSAVARRTEVAQPARSTTATITAEGSGGANGRAGTSTLGRISAKISNRVEDDLLYGSESSTSIRWAFVLTIIGFAFHLVATVLRGIAADRVPWANMWEFSMTGTLVIVGVFLAVNLKWDIKYLGTFVMGLVLVLQGIALLRYYVPVVPLQPALQSYWLVIHIIVAVLGTAFFALGFALSGLQLLQVRRERQVAESQPQQFKFLATLPTSTALENLAYRVNIVGFIAWTFTLIAGAIWAEKAWGRYWGWDTKEVWTFIIWVIYAGYIHARATRGWRGSRSAWLAIIGFAAVLFNFGIVNVFFKGLHAYSGL is encoded by the coding sequence GTGACCGAAACCCTGGCTCAGCTATCGACCGTGTTCATTTACGCGGCCATGGGAATCTACGCGGCCGCGTTCATCGCGTTCGCACTCGACCTCTCGCGGCGAGGAGCACGAGCGACCGCCGTTGAGGCCGCCGCCGTGCCGAGCGCGGTCGCCCGTCGAACCGAGGTCGCACAGCCCGCGCGCTCGACCACGGCGACCATCACGGCCGAAGGCTCAGGCGGCGCAAACGGACGAGCGGGCACATCGACCCTGGGCAGGATCTCCGCGAAGATCAGCAACAGGGTCGAGGACGACCTGCTCTACGGGTCGGAGTCGTCGACGTCGATCCGGTGGGCGTTCGTGCTCACCATCATCGGTTTCGCCTTCCACCTGGTGGCGACGGTTCTCCGCGGCATCGCCGCCGACCGGGTGCCGTGGGCCAACATGTGGGAGTTCTCGATGACGGGAACCCTCGTCATCGTCGGAGTGTTCCTGGCGGTCAACCTCAAGTGGGACATCAAGTACCTGGGCACCTTCGTCATGGGTCTCGTGCTCGTGCTGCAGGGCATCGCTCTCTTGCGGTACTACGTCCCGGTCGTCCCGCTGCAGCCGGCGCTCCAGTCGTACTGGCTGGTGATCCACATCATCGTGGCCGTGCTCGGCACGGCGTTCTTCGCCCTGGGCTTCGCGTTGTCCGGTCTGCAACTGCTGCAGGTCAGGCGGGAACGGCAGGTCGCAGAATCCCAGCCGCAGCAGTTCAAGTTCCTGGCGACTCTTCCCACATCGACCGCACTCGAGAACCTCGCATACCGGGTGAACATCGTCGGGTTCATCGCCTGGACCTTCACCCTCATCGCCGGAGCCATCTGGGCCGAGAAGGCGTGGGGCCGTTACTGGGGCTGGGACACCAAGGAAGTCTGGACCTTCATCATCTGGGTGATCTATGCCGGCTACATCCACGCCCGCGCCACTCGTGGCTGGCGCGGTTCCCGGTCGGCCTGGCTCGCCATCATCGGCTTCGCCGCCGTCCTGTTCAACTTCGGTATCGTCAACGTCTTCTTCAAGGGACTCCACGCGTACTCAGGCCTGTAG
- a CDS encoding 1,4-dihydroxy-2-naphthoate polyprenyltransferase, whose protein sequence is MSQNKPRMQRMTPAQRGNGGKSGRPGAAKVKVKPATASDWIAGARLRTLPLAIAPVIIGVGAAKVADGAGIWHPVRALLCLAVAVFLQIGVNYANDYSDGIRGTDQFRVGPSRLTGSGRAAPKRVLTVALVFFALGAVAGLALVLLTQHWWVILVGAAAIVAAWFYTGGKRPYGYFGLGEVFVFVFFGLVATAGTTYMLSGVVNQEAWFGAVIAGLIACAVLMVNNIRDIGPDKQAGKRTLAVLLGNVAARIVFCVFLLVPFGILAVLALLYPFAWFGMFALLAALPACAITLFAKTPRELVTALQLTSFTGLLVALALGAAYAF, encoded by the coding sequence ATGAGTCAGAACAAGCCACGGATGCAACGGATGACGCCCGCTCAGCGCGGCAACGGCGGCAAGAGCGGTCGGCCGGGGGCGGCGAAGGTCAAGGTCAAGCCCGCTACCGCATCCGACTGGATCGCCGGGGCGCGCCTGCGCACGCTTCCGCTGGCCATCGCGCCCGTCATCATCGGTGTCGGGGCCGCCAAGGTCGCTGACGGAGCGGGCATCTGGCATCCGGTTCGTGCGCTTCTCTGCCTCGCGGTCGCGGTGTTCCTGCAGATCGGTGTCAACTACGCGAACGACTACTCCGACGGCATCCGGGGCACGGACCAGTTCCGGGTGGGGCCGAGCCGGCTGACCGGTTCTGGACGGGCGGCGCCCAAGCGGGTGCTCACCGTCGCGCTCGTCTTCTTCGCGCTCGGGGCGGTCGCCGGGCTGGCGCTCGTGCTGCTGACCCAGCACTGGTGGGTCATCCTCGTGGGCGCGGCCGCCATCGTCGCGGCGTGGTTCTACACCGGAGGAAAGCGGCCGTACGGCTACTTCGGCCTCGGTGAAGTGTTCGTCTTCGTGTTCTTCGGGCTCGTCGCGACGGCGGGGACCACCTACATGCTGTCCGGCGTCGTCAACCAGGAAGCCTGGTTCGGCGCGGTCATCGCGGGGCTCATCGCGTGCGCCGTGCTGATGGTGAACAACATCCGGGACATCGGGCCGGACAAGCAGGCGGGCAAGCGAACGCTCGCCGTGCTGCTCGGCAACGTCGCAGCCCGGATCGTCTTCTGCGTGTTCCTGCTGGTGCCGTTCGGCATCCTCGCGGTGCTCGCGTTGCTGTACCCGTTCGCCTGGTTCGGGATGTTCGCCCTGCTGGCCGCGCTGCCCGCGTGCGCGATCACACTGTTCGCAAAGACTCCGCGGGAGCTGGTCACCGCGCTGCAGCTCACCAGCTTCACTGGGCTGCTGGTCGCGCTGGCGCTCGGGGCGGCGTACGCGTTCTAG
- a CDS encoding AMP-binding protein encodes MTRALRVVDSARVDEVFEALWDALGRGGPAVVPREGGGGRRVGGRVDGGRFDGGRLDDGRVDRVWPGESERVGQNVALVIETSGSTGVPKRVALSADALLASAAASAGAMGGQGQWMLALPAHYVAGAQVLVRSIAAETEPVLYGDGHFDPGRFAEVARDLTHDLRFVSLVPVQLARLVAATEAGDRVVADALRRFDGILVGGQALTTELRERALDAGARILSTYGSSETAGGCVYDGRPIGTTAVRSVDGLLEIAGPVLAEGYLGDPDRTAAAFHEADGQKWYRTGDLGAVDDGLVRVFGRADNVIISGGEKVLLDAVEGAVRALDGFGGAVVVAADDAEWGQVPVVVVESGGAAAATELAAVRAHVAEQVGRAAAPAEVVEVDVLPHLSSGKPDRVAARRIAESARGERARRG; translated from the coding sequence GTGACCAGGGCGTTGAGGGTGGTGGACTCGGCGCGGGTGGATGAGGTGTTCGAGGCGCTGTGGGATGCGCTCGGGCGCGGAGGGCCGGCGGTGGTGCCGCGGGAAGGCGGGGGCGGTCGGCGCGTCGGTGGGCGAGTCGACGGTGGGCGGTTCGATGGTGGACGGCTCGACGATGGGCGGGTCGATCGCGTGTGGCCGGGCGAGAGCGAGCGGGTGGGGCAGAACGTCGCGCTCGTGATCGAGACCTCCGGGTCGACGGGAGTGCCGAAGCGGGTGGCGCTGTCCGCGGACGCGCTGCTGGCCAGTGCGGCGGCCTCGGCGGGCGCGATGGGCGGGCAGGGACAGTGGATGCTCGCCCTGCCGGCGCACTACGTCGCGGGAGCGCAGGTGCTGGTGCGGTCGATTGCGGCCGAGACGGAGCCGGTGCTCTATGGCGATGGCCACTTCGACCCCGGGCGGTTCGCCGAGGTGGCGCGAGACCTCACCCACGACCTGCGGTTCGTCTCGCTCGTGCCGGTGCAGCTGGCGCGGCTGGTCGCGGCGACGGAGGCCGGCGACAGGGTGGTGGCGGACGCTCTGCGGCGATTCGACGGGATCCTCGTGGGCGGCCAGGCGCTGACCACGGAGCTGCGCGAGCGCGCGCTGGACGCGGGGGCGCGCATCCTGAGCACCTACGGGTCGAGTGAGACGGCGGGCGGGTGCGTGTACGACGGGCGTCCGATCGGCACGACCGCGGTGCGGTCGGTGGACGGGTTGCTCGAGATCGCGGGGCCGGTGCTTGCGGAAGGCTACCTTGGCGACCCGGATAGGACGGCGGCCGCGTTCCATGAGGCGGATGGGCAGAAGTGGTATCGCACGGGAGACCTCGGCGCGGTGGACGACGGGCTGGTGAGGGTGTTCGGGCGTGCGGACAACGTGATCATCTCCGGTGGGGAGAAGGTGCTGCTCGACGCTGTCGAGGGGGCGGTTCGGGCTCTCGACGGGTTCGGCGGCGCGGTCGTCGTGGCGGCGGACGATGCCGAGTGGGGTCAGGTGCCGGTTGTGGTCGTCGAGAGTGGCGGGGCTGCAGCGGCCACCGAGCTCGCCGCAGTGCGCGCTCATGTGGCGGAACAGGTCGGGAGGGCGGCGGCGCCTGCGGAGGTCGTGGAGGTGGATGTGCTTCCGCACCTCAGCAGCGGCAAGCCGGACCGGGTGGCTGCGCGGCGGATCGCGGAGAGCGCGCGGGGCGAGCGGGCGAGGCGGGGGTGA
- a CDS encoding PLD nuclease N-terminal domain-containing protein, translating into MVRLWIVLGVAAAVFYIYSVADCALFDRSRVRGLPKPVWLLVIILFPVIGGVLWFLIGRGRRKSGIGRRTVAPDDDPEFLKRLRVDHDQEERIRQLEKELAELDDNGPDNDQTGRRDG; encoded by the coding sequence ATGGTTCGCCTCTGGATAGTCCTCGGCGTCGCTGCCGCGGTTTTCTACATCTATTCCGTGGCAGACTGCGCCCTGTTCGACCGTTCGCGAGTGCGCGGCCTTCCCAAGCCCGTCTGGCTTCTCGTCATCATCCTGTTCCCGGTCATCGGCGGGGTGCTCTGGTTCCTCATCGGACGCGGTCGACGCAAGAGCGGCATCGGACGCCGCACCGTCGCACCGGACGACGACCCCGAATTCCTCAAGCGCCTCCGCGTCGACCACGACCAGGAGGAGCGCATCCGGCAGCTGGAGAAGGAACTCGCCGAACTCGATGACAACGGACCAGACAACGACCAAACCGGCCGCCGGGATGGGTGA
- a CDS encoding HAD-IIA family hydrolase, with amino-acid sequence MALFRRSAKTVTPLDGVDLVLADLDGVVYKGADAIPHAVESLNQAAETVRVGYITNNASRTDASVAGHLTDLGLTVAPSDVVTSPQAAVRLLAQHVPAGATILVIGGDGLVDEVQKGGFSVTRSADDDPAAVIQGFAPEIGWTQLAEAAFALQGRTDEERPWVATNTDWTIPVARGIAPGNGTLVSAVHTAAGRLPIVAGKPEVAIFEEAVTRFGSSKALFIGDRLDTDILGANRAGIDSVLVLTGVDRAKQLIAADANSRPTYILADLRGLSEPYPVTEFSKDGRTATVGDASVAIEGNDVRILSEGGDELNLLRAACAVIWGSGRAIYGLEVPEKLYS; translated from the coding sequence ATGGCCCTGTTTCGACGGAGCGCTAAGACCGTGACGCCGCTCGACGGAGTCGATCTGGTGCTGGCCGACCTCGACGGGGTCGTCTACAAGGGCGCCGATGCGATCCCGCACGCCGTGGAGAGCCTCAACCAGGCCGCCGAAACCGTGCGAGTCGGTTACATCACGAACAACGCATCCCGGACCGACGCATCCGTCGCGGGACACCTCACCGACCTCGGCCTGACGGTGGCGCCGAGCGACGTGGTGACCTCGCCGCAGGCCGCCGTGCGGTTGCTGGCCCAGCATGTCCCTGCCGGCGCGACCATCCTGGTCATCGGCGGGGACGGGCTGGTCGACGAGGTGCAGAAGGGCGGGTTCTCCGTGACCCGTTCCGCCGACGACGACCCGGCCGCCGTGATCCAGGGCTTCGCGCCGGAGATCGGCTGGACCCAGCTCGCTGAGGCCGCCTTCGCGCTGCAGGGCCGGACGGACGAGGAGCGGCCGTGGGTCGCGACGAACACCGACTGGACCATCCCGGTCGCGCGCGGGATCGCCCCGGGCAACGGGACGCTCGTGTCCGCTGTGCACACGGCCGCCGGCCGCCTGCCGATCGTGGCGGGCAAGCCGGAGGTGGCGATCTTCGAGGAGGCCGTCACGCGGTTCGGTTCGTCGAAAGCACTGTTCATCGGTGATCGGCTGGATACCGACATCCTGGGCGCCAATCGCGCGGGGATCGACTCGGTGCTCGTGCTGACCGGTGTGGATCGGGCCAAGCAGCTGATCGCTGCGGATGCGAACTCGCGGCCGACATACATCCTCGCCGACCTGCGCGGGCTGAGCGAACCGTATCCGGTCACCGAGTTCAGCAAGGACGGGCGGACGGCCACGGTCGGCGACGCCTCGGTGGCGATCGAGGGCAACGACGTGCGCATCCTGAGCGAGGGCGGCGACGAGCTGAACCTGCTGCGGGCGGCGTGCGCGGTGATCTGGGGTTCTGGGCGGGCGATCTACGGACTCGAAGTCCCGGAGAAGCTGTACAGCTGA